Sequence from the Nasonia vitripennis strain AsymCx chromosome 5, Nvit_psr_1.1, whole genome shotgun sequence genome:
tgaaaggAAATGCAATGAAGGTTAAATTATCCTTTTGACTTATGAATTTTACTTACTGTATTATATCAAACAACATTATTGTTATTTCTATTGATACAaagtttttcttaaaatatttatacatataattcAATGTTTGAGTTTTGAGAAGTAAGCCATACGTAGCCGCGAAAGATGGAAAAGTAAATAGCCACGTGGAAGGACAGAAGTTGTAAAGCGTGACTTCCAAATTACTTTGGAAAGATCAAACCTTGCACGTAACTGATGTGCTGAAATTTTTCGAATAACGTATTTTTATTGGCGAGGCATGGACTACGAAAAATGCAAAGTAAAACGAGAAATACTTAATTGCTAcgaatacatttattttaaaacggGTGTAAATTCGAACAATTGCACGTATCCGATATTGCTCCAAAAAGTATACAAtacttattataaatatagttTTGTCACTGTTTCATAGCGATAACTCATATACTTCAGTCAGAATTGTAATAACTAAGCTCTATTCGAatcaaatataattattacaaCGAAATTTATAGCACCTGTATTCTAACACCTCGACAACAAAGCCTACACCTACATTTACATTCCGCAAAAAAAACCACACGAACTAATTTCGGTCAACAAGTAGATAGAAAACAGCAAAGCCCGACGGACGAGGAAGCCGTCGTTCTTGTCATTCTACAGGCGCACACGCCCGAGCGCGGTGAGATTCGGTTTTCTATATGCCGAGCTGCGCGTGACGAAATTTCAGCCGCGAATTTTTCATTCATGAATCACGAGCTGATGCACGCGCTGTGAGAGCCGCCTTTTAGCGGCGCGGCTCTATAACGTAACATCGGCTATTACGTTTATTTCGCGCGCGTTCGGCCTCACAAACAGTTTTCAATCGGCTTGACGCTTCACACTTTAAGTACACCTTATGGCGTTTCGCGGTACTGCTGTTTctcgatatattttttttcatgatGAAATTTTTGCTTCGACTTTGTACAATAAAACGTTGATTTTGATGCTTCGTGTGCTTATTTGCTAGTtccttatttctttaatttgaaatttatgtttaattttttcactttaaaaatgttattctCTCCGAAAAGTTTTCATTATACAGCTGGGAACGAAACCATTTAAGACTGGCCTTTCCCCCACCACTTTACCATTTCAGCGGCTCTAGTACTTTGCTATAGCGACGCTAGGTGGCCCATAGGCACTTTTTGATTTTCCCTATCCACAATCTGTGCGCATAACTTATAAATAGTGATATGTCACCTGTGCTAAAACTGCTTTGTTCAACCTGCAGCTTGGGCCGCTTATGCTGTGACTGCCATGAGAGACGGTGCTTTTTTTCAAGTCGCAATTTTGAACGCAATACGAATAATCGATTGCTATGGCCCTGCTATTGGGCAACTCTATTGTTATTACGGCAGCTTTTATCCTCATAGAAATGCCTAGTATGGCTTGAAACTTCATGCAAcgatatttgaattaaaaattgttcgTTGTCCGTTTCTCTCGGACCGTAAATTAAACGAGGAGAATTTTCAACAACCTTTCGAACAACACAGCCCTGCCAGATAAAAAAAGCAGTACACATTTATCGACTGAAAATCCATGTTTAAAGTTGAAACAACAGCTACATACTACTCCGCGATTACTATTTCACATTCAACGAACAAAACGATACAGCGCCAGTCCTCGTCCATATCGCTTCAACGTCAATGCTCAGCCAAACACAATCGTCCGTAACTCACACCTAAATccaccgcgcgcgcgtatgcgtCGAGCGCCGGTTCATTAGACCTTATTCGTAAAAGCCGCACCGGCGATGCGcgactttcgcgcgcgcgcgtggcgcCGTGAAATTTCActctatatagctatacatcCTGGGCGCACGTGTGCACAAGCGCATATACAGTGGGCCATTCGCGATTTTCCAGCGGCGGGATCCTAGGAGGAAAGTGATATGAATATAAAAACGGCTATGCGAGTGCCATCGTGTATACGTATGTTTATACAGGAAGTGATTTCACTTCGGTTTAACGCTCTTGTGGGAGTTTTCGTCGCTATGCGgttcgcgcgcgggaaaattgCCGTCGAAGTTCATTTGCGCGACGCGCAGCTATGCGCCTACGAGATTTGTTTGCACTTGCGCGTGAGATGGGGATTGATATGCCGCGGTTTTTTGCGGCTTTTGTATACTCTCTAAATTCCATCAGGATCGCGTGTAAACGCGCTGTACAAGGATTTCGATGATTTTTCGCGATCGCGAGTGGTATGCGAGGCGataaatcgattaaaatttcgTTCCTGCCGACTATTATACAATCCACGAAGCTGCTCCAAAATCGTGAAAACTCGGCGCGTTCGTTCGACAAGTGTCGAAacgtatacgagagagagagagagagagagagagagagagagagagagagagagagagagactcgtccGCATGCACGTCCAGACCCGCGTGTGTCTTTTACACGGCGCGCACAGTGTCGTCTTAAACGATTACAAACTCGATCCGGATTCTAGAACGAACTTGCGCCAAACTTTATCGGCTTCCGTCGTGTTCGGTAGTAAGCCGTTTCAAAACCGCCGAATTTCCCACAGTATAGCCGAGAATAATTGATCGTCTATCCGAATCTtgtggaaaaagaaaaacaggaaGTCACGTATACTCCGATGTATAAAGGGTATAGCTGGacgctttcttctttttcaccTAATTTCGAATTTTCCCGCCGCGCCGCGGGACTGCCGTTtcaatttatttctctctctctctcacttggcTGTCCCGCAAAGttcgttaattaaaaagtcCGATGCTTCAAGCTCGTTTGCAGAAGTTCATTATTTCTTTCTAAACACACGTATATAACATTCATACACTTTTTAACCAACGCGCTCCAGTcatttcgttatttttttcgcaACGAAAATCCGATCCAGTTTCGCCGCGagatttgaatatttatattcgcatagagagatagagagatcCTATCAGCGAgcgcataaaaaaataaaaaaaccgaACCAGTCGTTGAAAAATCCACGGTGGCATTAGCCCATAAAACTCGGCGCGCGTAATCGGCATAGCGACGAAGATCACGCAGGCTAATTGTAACGCAGAGCGCGGACGCTGTCTTTTATTGCGGCAACAACAGAGCGAGTACACTTGCGCGCTACTCTTTCTCCCCGGGACATTTCTCATTGATATCAAGCGCTGTACTGACTATGGTGGGAGGGATAGAAGCCCCTGGGAGGGTATATATAATCGAATGGCTCGACTCTATCGATGTCAGAGTGCGATCGAGCTCTCAGCCGACTTTAGTTCGCTCTTTTGTTTTTCCCTCAAGTTCGTCGAGTCACATTCGAGGTGAGAGTCGATTCTtctttgcttctttttttctctttcgtcCCTTGCGCATATAGTGCAAGGCGAGAGATATATAGAGGCGCATTGTTTCGGGATTCGGAAGGCGTGACGCGGAGTGATCGCTGCTTTCCctttcgttctctctcgcggatGGTTACGCGGCGAACCCTTTAATTCGCGGATGTAGATTGCCGGCTTACCGTGTGTGTCTTGTACGTATAGGTAGACAAAGTGCGCGCAGTGTTGTTGTTtcgattttatatttctgttttgttAATCGGTCGGGGGTTTCATCTTTGAGGAAAGTGCGGGAAGAGGTCGGCGCGGGGTTTCGAAGTTTTTAATCGGCGTAATTGGATCGAGCCTGACGTGTTTAACTTCAAAAGTGGCTTTGGCCACTTTTTAATCGAACTATATAGAATAGTCGTCTTCAAATCTCAGTTGAATAAAGCGTTCATCAACAATCCAGTGTAACAAGCCGCTGACAGACTTCCAATCGAATAAAGTATCCACGCGGTTCAGCCACTATTCCAACAGCCGAAACGCACTTACTCACCGCGAGCCGAATTTCGAGCATTTTGTCATGGAAAACTAGTTTTGTACATACGCGCGCTTCGTATGTGCATAATAACTAAATCCACGACATGGCACAATAATCCGTTACGCTTATCGTCGAAAAATCATCGTCCCGCACACACAAGCCAGTACACACGTAATCAAGCTAACGAACCGAATTGTTTGCAGATGCAGTATTCAACTCTGGTCTTGGCGGTGGTGGGCTGCTGCCTGGCCGTGTACGTCAGCGCCGAAGAAtcgacgcagcagcagcagctgctccCGATAACCGAACAGGACGGCGAGACTCACGTCCGGGAGAAGAGGACGTTGTTCCTGAAGAAGAAGCTCCTCGGAGCTGGTCTGCTGGGCTTCGGACTCGGTGCCGTCAAGGGGTCAGTATAAATTTCATATACTACTTTTCTATATCATCATCGCACATCGAAGACGTTCGTTCACTGAATTCGATTCGCACACGCAGCTACAAGCTGGGCTACCACAGCGGACCGCAAGTGCACCACGTGTACCTGGCGCCGCCTCCTCCTCCGGTGAAGTACGTCGAGTACGTCGAGAAGCCAGTTTACGTGCCGCACATCGTGGAGAAACCAGTGTTCAAGCCGGCCCACTTCGACCACTACGAGCCCGCCTGGTCGCAACAGGATCCCTCGCCAGTTTACGGGTTAGTATATACACAGCATTGTGTATGTGTGCCATCGACCCGCTCTGATGCTTGCGTGGCTGTATGTTTGTCCAGCCGCGAGTGCTTAATTGATATTGCATCGGGAAAAGTATCGCCCAGAGGGCTGATCAATTATCCGACGCTCTGTGTATTTTACCGACGGTTACTGTAGCTCGAGTTGCTTGGGGTACGTTGCTTACGTAATTTCGAAAAGGCTCTCTGACGTGGGCTTGGCGGGTACGGACGCTTGTGTTCTTGGTATTACGTTGAATATGCGGTCACCGGCGTCGAAAAATTCCGGAAAAACCTAAGTCGAAAAGCGACACTTTCACTCTTTGCTCGTCTTGTACGTAAGCTCTTACTCGAGGATCAATTATCGGATTATCTCGCTGCATCGAGTGTATTGGTTTGGTGCACACTGATAAAACGATCCTTATCTGACATTTTTCGTAACTTTCGCGTGTGGAGTAATAGGTAAATGACGAACGCAACAGGTATACTCAAAATTTCGCTTTTGTGTTTCAGACCACCATCATCGTGGTAGGTGTGGACGAGGTGGATTCCGGCTTCGACTGATGGACGCTCGAATGTTACGTCGATGAAAACCAAAAGCACTAGGAGATTAAAGTTGTTGTTATGtgtaatttttgttaatacttttttaaataaaaaaaaatatcgaaacTCAACGCAAGCCTCACTATATACTTCACCCAATTCCCATATTTTATAATGACTTTTTTCTCAAATCGAGTACACAAACATCGCGGAAAACTCCTATAACACGCAAGCGTCACGAAAAGGAAACACATTTAACAGCGTTTTACCTCAACGACCAAACAATGACGAGGCGCTATATTCCTAGAAAAATTATTCCACCGTCGCTAACCACGTAATCGTCCCGGGTTTCCCAATTTCTCTCCTCGCAGGTGTATACACGTATTCGCGACGTTACAACTCGAAGGAAAACAATAATTTCCCCCAAACTCACACGATATCACATGGTTGAGATCTAAATGGAAGGACGGCCCCAGACGACTTCGCGGATGGCTGCGCTCCGCACAAGGCTATAAGGTGACAAACTTCACAATGGCCGTGAAATCCCCGCGTTAGACGACCGGCGCTCTTTTCGGTAAATTTCTTAGCACCTCGCGTTAGGCTCCAGACTGCAGCGCTCGGAGATCCAAAGTGGCCCTCAAGGTTCCAGGCGGCTCGAGTTTGGCTTTGCTGTTAGTATACGATTTTGTGTGTTGATTCGCTCGTTCGCGCTCGTTGGAGCAAAAAGTACTGATTCCGGTgtgcaaaatttttcaatagcTTCAGCTTCCGTGGAATATATCGATCCAAAAGCGAACAAAAGAGATCGATCCTCGAAGCAATTAGAACGACGTTCATCCCTTCATTAAAAGTTAAATCTCCCGCTGTGGGTATACGTCTTAATTCCCGTGTAAATTTCCTTAGAGTTGGAAGAATTTCGCTCTGTTAGAGCAGAGTCTACGGACCACAAATCTATTGTTTGACGTTCCTATCAGTCTCTCTCCGAGCGAATCCTCGGGAATTCTGAACAATGCCAGCTTTCACAACTATCGATGCTCGCGCTATCTCCATCGCCTGTACCTTGTCCTCCGCAGAAATGAAACAGTTTACGTCACGAGtaagtatatttaaaataaaagtcaGCAAACCTATCGTTAGAAATTTCATAATCGATAACCACATcaaacacagcagcagcggcgcattACGTCAAACGGATCCTCCCAGAGCCTCGAGAGATTACGGGAAAAAAGGAGAGCATCAGCGGAAAATCCATCCGTCGCTGAACATACACGCgactatacatatatcttaTACCCGAGGATGAGCCACATTTCGCGTGTACGAGAGGGCTCGGCCTCGCGTCTCTTGCGCAAAGTATGGGCGCGAACtgggtacacacacacacacacacatcgctTCGAGCGTAAATTCATATTTCTAAATAGCTACGCGGctacctgctgctgctgccgccctTGAAATAAATTAGGCACATACAGCGAGTTGTCTGGGCTGACGCCTATGGAAATTACAAGAACTCAGGGATATAGGTGTGGTGTACGTACGAGGATGTATACGTACACGCAAATTCCCCTACTCTATTAATAGTCGCTGCAGGTTGAACGATCGCTTTGAAGAAGcaccttgcgcgcgcgcgcgcgtgtgtgtgtgtgtgtgtgtgtgtgtagctgGTGCACAAAACGGCTCCTACTTGTTAGTCACGGGATACTTGCATTTTCTCGGTGAAATATTATGCCTAAAGTCGGGGTAAACGCGCGCGTGAGGGAACTGTATATGGGGAAATTTCGCAAAGCTGAGGGAACGGCCCGAAGCGACAAAACAAGATCATTTTTCTGCCGCTGGTTAAGATTAATGAATGAACGAAGATTTAtgatgtatacatatactttgTTGTGTTGTTGGGTGGGCTATTGATGGTATCAATTTAATTTCGAGAATTATACTCGATGCTCTTGTATTCTATACGTATACTCGAAAAAATGGTTTCTATAATTAGACGCGACAAGAGCAGGTGGCATAATTGCAGGAAGGAATAAAAagacttggatttttaaaacGGCAGTCGTGTTTTCGGCGAAAAATATGTCGCACACTACACAATGGCACTTATAGTAGTCGCACGTATCAGACAGACGATAGATACGATCGATTTGGCTTTCACTTTTTGAAGCTTTTAAATCGTGCCGATGCATTTCTCGACGTGCGCTTTTGTAATTTCTTTTATACGATTAAGCGTATGACAGACGAATATTgtgcaaaaaataattgcttAATAATGATGTCGAGAGTCAATAGAGCGCGTGCATGTTTTAACGCGAACTTCTCATTCACGGAATATCCTCGACGAagtaaatatttgaaaactaATTTAGAGGCGCAGCTAGACGATAAAACTTTATGGATTCAGTAGCAGTCGAGCCGTAATGATTGAATCAATTACGCAGAGATTTGATTTTTCCTGACAGTTCTGTGTAAAGGTTGTTGAACTTGCAGAGCAGTTCCATGAAGgcgttattaaataaatacgaTTGTTCAACATCTGTAGAGCAAATCACTTGAAAACTTGAATTTCAACGGTATTTGACGAAATGCAAATCCGACGAAATGAAGTTTCTgtataacaatatataatttactataaaatatataatccGTCATATATAGATTTAATTTCCATGCATTCCAACTTGATAATTTTTCAGAAGCGTAAATGTTACTTTAATTATACACGCCAAATACACGTATTATACGCAGCAAATGTGATACAGATAAATATTTACGCGCGTATAGTTATATGCATTATTTTAAAGCCATATTTCAAAATGTGATCTATATACAGgtacatcgtaaaataatatatgacACGCGGCGACAATATACGTACTGAAAATAAACAGCCGTATTAAATTATGAAGCGTAACAATGCATACTCGAACATAATGCAATGGATAAATCATTAAGTTAATCTTATGACTTTCTGAAAAATCGTTGTATTAACAGCTCATCGTGTGATGGGATAAGCCGCACGTGCAGTTTTTGTTTACTTTGCTTATTagcagaatattttcgaaattatAAAGCTTATTATGTCTAAATTCTTGTACATTTCATTATCTCGTTGCGTAATTCCTGAATTTGAATaggataaatattattttaataacaatagTCAAACCAATATTATAATTAGCTACTATTATGTCCCTTTTATCCTGTCAAATGTCAATAAGTTTCATTGTTATATCGTCATGAAGCGAACTCTCTTTTTGAATAACGTATGATTAAATGAAAATCTCTCGAATTAATTAATATCACGATTCACGAAAAGCCATATTTATTCACGATCGACCGCGCTTTCCATAAAATGTATTAAGCGATATATTctcttataatataatacactAAAAGCAATAAAATCAATCAATGGGGGCAAACCAACCGATTTATATCAGCAAACAAAATCTCGATGTTTTCGCAAACCAGCAAACAACACCTACAAAACCGAATCCCACACGTTCGAACACCGCGAACCTGCAAACGCGaagtcaaagaaaaagcaaCGAATCGAGTGTTAAGCAAGTATACGAAGCTACTTCTTCCCGGCGTCGAAAGTGCAAGTACTCGCTGAGAGATAACAGAAAGCCGCAGCGCAAAGCGTGTCGCGTTTTCAAggcgtgtctctctctctcacacacacacacacgcgcgcgcgtatacgtattgGGCCAGTCCCTTGTACATACACGCGTTTTTTCGGACCTTCAATCGCGGAGGAAGCGCAAACGTCGAGTGACGGAAGCGCACGAGCGATGACAAGAGGGGGATGCGAAGATGTCTCCGTGCGCGGGGCACAGGTGGGAGGCGTGCAGCCCAAGCTGACGGGCTCATATATAAGTACCGGCTGATCCTGCCGAGGTGTTACAGCCAGAAGTGTGCCACGGTTAGTCGGTTTGGCTCGGCTGTGTATATAGTTTTGCTCGAGTTTGATTTTTCGTACGACGAGGATTTTTCGAAGAGTCCTGCGTGACAATTTGGTCTTGTCTTTGGAGTTTGGTGATTTTTGGAGTTTGGGACGAGGAGGTTCGACGTTGAATTTGCAAGGTAATTGTGAACGTTGATAGTGTTGAGCTTTAATACTTTCTTCATTTTGGAAAAATATCACGTGATTTTGTCGAAAAACAATGTTATTGCGCAATTttactttgaattttaaaattattcgcGAAAAAACACATACGGGTACATTTGCACGCATGGTTATTTAAGTACACGTTGCATAAAGAGTCGTAAATCACCGAACAATACCAAAGTGTCGTTCGCGGTTGGACTCGcggtaaaaacaatttttattttcaccaCCACCTGCAGCGTCCAACGTGAAAATTACAATCGTTCGTTATTCTCACTGTTCAAGCGTAAAaaatttcgttataaaaattctGCAAAATTTACTCTCCGAAAGCATTTTACGAGCTTCTTCTTTTATTCGAAAACATATATCGACGTCGCGAGGGAATACAGATACGCGTATACGAAGCTCACTTGCGCTTTCCGCGAGTTCGAACACATGCACGCGGCTGTTTCTCGTGATAGCGCTTCATCAGAATTCAAAGACTGATGATTTCCTGTCTCGTGCATAGCAACGCATGGCAACCTGTACAGGCGAACGGAAACGAAGCATCTTTCTAAATTTAGTGTGTTATATCGCGCTCTCGTGTGTTCTTGTTCCAGTTTTCACTGATgcgttattaaaatattcacatcgcgaatttattaaattatttacagcgAATTTTAAATCGAGTTGCAAGTCGTCGGTCGAAACTGATGCTTAGCAATTTGTAATGCACACGCAATATGCATCTCCTGAAATTCGAATGAGCTGTCTCTGAAGCTTAAACATTCGAGACGCTTGGAATTCGATTTGAATGCCGAGAAGAAAACGTTAAAGTTTTCTTATCAAAAATAGAACGAAACATAATCAATGTTACACGAACGCATCGTTATCCGCACAGATGAACAGCCACATTATCTCCCTGTTGGTTCTACTCTCGACGGCCATTGTGTTCGCGGAGCTTGCCAAAGCCGATGTCGATATCGAGCAGCAACAGCGGCCCACCAGTCTCGAAGATGTTCACAACGTAGACGAGCTGAGCGAGAGCGTTGCGCCTGTGTCGAGGGACAAGAGGACGCTGTTCCTGAAGAAAAAGCTCCTCGGCGTTGGTGCCGTCGGATTCGGCCTGGGAGTCGGATTGGGAGCGATTAAAGGgtatgaattattattttgcacATGCGGAAGCTTGCAACATATTTTCAAGCTTAATGATTCATTAATGCGCTTCTCCATTATGGCTTCTGTTCAACGATATTAATTGCGTTAGCGAAGTAGCGCGAAAAATCTGTTGGTACATCATCTGCATATCAAAGTAAATGCTTAGACGAATTAGTAATATGGCACTTACGTCAAAGACAcgacgtgtgtgtataaatatCTTGAATTTCTTTTCCTCGTCTCTCTTCTCGAAATCTTTAAGTCGAGTTAGGATCCTTTGTTTGGTCAGTCCAGCCTTGAGAACTTGCAAATCTGTCTCATGTCCGGGAGATTCGCGACCGGTGAGTAAGAGAGTGTCCTCGGGgattctactttttttttatttttcgcgagTTCCGGTAAGCTAGCTTCGAAAGATTAGAGACGCGTatctataatatataattacaaCAATATCCATCGATACCTATTTCAACCCTAATCAATATTCATAATCCAATGAATGTTTAAATACAGGTGCATAAACGCGAACTATCGAGTAGAAACGTGACACGCGACCTATACACTTTGCATTATTAATCATACAAATCTATAACAAATTGCGATCATAATCACGCGCTTCGAATCGTTGATTCTCAAAATCGCACAACAAActccctatatatatatatatatatatatgctataAGCTGTCAACGACGCGATGCGTAGACACACTCGGCGGCCGCTCGCACGTGTCATTCATCGTCATTCCGTTGCGCCGCTCTCGTCTGGGCGCGCATTACGAATTCCGTGTAATCGCCAGTCTGCAGCCGCACGAAAGaaagccccgcgcgcgcgcactttcttcttttattcttttttcatGAGGCGAAATGAGCCGAGCGCACACGTGTGCCGAGAAACATGTATCTATAGCGACGTGTACGGTGTGTAGTATAGGGCTCCCATGCGAGTTGCCCACTGCGCGCTTTTCACTTTGATTCGGAAAGAAGGTCTCGGCTATTGCTCTGTCTAGGTAAACTCTGGGGGAAGCTGCTGCCGTGTCCTTTGGCTTTTGTTTTTCGTGGCTTATCAACATTTCACGCGATTATATATCCTGAGACGCGAATGAATGTTTTATGCGTTACTACTATGCTCCAAAAGTTTCTCGCATCAATTATTGCGGAAGATAGCTGGGGGACCTAAATATTCGATTCCCACTGGTAACCGGTCCGAGGAGCCTCGCGAAAGCTCCTAAATAAATTCTCGCCGTCTGGTTAATTGCGATAACGAAAATTGCACAATGCTCTTTTACGCATATAACGCCGCACGCGTTTGAACATTATTTATTACCGCGCGCTAAAAGCGTATCCGGGGAAAGCAAGTGTCCTCTGCACTTCATACAAATCAAAGGAGCAAGAGAGACACATAGTCGAGTGTAGATCCGCGTCTGGACACaaaaaaatcgttgaaaaagTACTCGAGATACAAAGAAAACGACGATGCGGTGTGTCGCGTATACGTTTCGTGTCGCATAGCGCGCGCGGACGTGTGTGGCGCAACGATACTTTGTTCCGCGGACCTAACGAGACGATGCGTtgcggcacacacacacgcacgcagaGGCTAATGCGACGTGCAAACAATTCCGTGCTACTTAGGCTATATCGTCTCGGAACGAGCGCTTCGGATGTTATTTACAGCGGCGAGTGATTATGGCTATAcgagtttgtttttttttttttttttttttttgttgaaacGATCCGAGAATTTTTTCTAAGCACGTAGAGGCTTGAATGATCGTCGATATAGAAGGTGAACTTTCTTTTTCTAGCTGTGTGCTATACGAGCGAAGCATTTGCGTATGAATGTATAATGCGTTGCCCTTGGTCGTTGCTTATGCGAATTTCTTCTTAAATTTTCATACGTGGATGGAATACTCCTGCAGATACGGCGAGCTATGTTGCTTgtgctttttattttataggcATGCAGATTGCTTGGTTCGTAATTTTTAACTCGCATAATACTTTGTTGAATAGCGAATGATAATCAGCTTCATTAAACTTCGATTTTAACAACTCTTCAATGGCCTATAGCAGCTTTCGCAGCTACGCAGAAACCCgcgtttaaaataaaaaaccccATACTGATACGTAGATAATTAGCATTTTTTCTCACATAGGTACACGTACGGTCGCGGTGGATACGGTGGATACGGCGGCTACGGAGGCTACGGAGGCTACGGCAGCGGTTACGGCGGCTACGGAGGCTATGGAGGCTACAACGGCTACAGAGGATACAGCGGATACGGGGGTTACGGTGGCTACGGCGCCTACAAGCCCAGCCTCTACAACAAATACAACTCGTACGTAGACAATTATCAGGTTTACACGCAGAGACCGTCCTCGTCGTATTACGTGAATAGGCCGAGCTATTATCAAGGATATAATAGTAACGGGGCTAGTAACGGATGGAAGTATAATAATCAAGGATACGGTAACGGATGGAACTATAATAAGCAAGGATACGGTAACGGATGGAACTCGGCGAACGGCTACGTCAACAATTACCCCAACAATTACGCAAACAGTC
This genomic interval carries:
- the LOC100117552 gene encoding uncharacterized protein LOC100117552 isoform X2 produces the protein MQYSTLVLAVVGCCLAVYVSAEESTQQQQLLPITEQDGETHVREKRTLFLKKKLLGAGLLGFGLGAVKGYKLGYHSGPQVHHVYLAPPPPPVKYVEYVEKPVYVPHIVEKPVFKPAHFDHYEPAWSQQDPSPVYGPPSSW
- the LOC100116525 gene encoding prisilkin-39 isoform X2, whose product is MNSHIISLLVLLSTAIVFAELAKADVDIEQQQRPTSLEDVHNVDELSESVAPVSRDKRTLFLKKKLLGVGAVGFGLGVGLGAIKGYTYGRGGYGGYGGYGGYGGYGSGYGGYGGYGGYNGYRGYSGYGGYGGYGAYKPSLYNKYNSYYY
- the LOC100116525 gene encoding prisilkin-39 isoform X1, which translates into the protein MNSHIISLLVLLSTAIVFAELAKADVDIEQQQRPTSLEDVHNVDELSESVAPVSRDKRTLFLKKKLLGVGAVGFGLGVGLGAIKGYTYGRGGYGGYGGYGGYGGYGSGYGGYGGYGGYNGYRGYSGYGGYGGYGAYKPSLYNKYNSYVDNYQVYTQRPSSSYYVNRPSYYQGYNSNGASNGWKYNNQGYGNGWNYNKQGYGNGWNSANGYVNNYPNNYANSQANSWSASGSIGPITGSLSTATASATANAYNNGGYYY
- the LOC100117552 gene encoding uncharacterized protein LOC100117552 isoform X1 — protein: MCIITKSTTWHNNPLRLSSKNHRPAHTSQYTRNQANEPNCLQMQYSTLVLAVVGCCLAVYVSAEESTQQQQLLPITEQDGETHVREKRTLFLKKKLLGAGLLGFGLGAVKGYKLGYHSGPQVHHVYLAPPPPPVKYVEYVEKPVYVPHIVEKPVFKPAHFDHYEPAWSQQDPSPVYGPPSSW